One segment of Cydia splendana chromosome 22, ilCydSple1.2, whole genome shotgun sequence DNA contains the following:
- the LOC134801646 gene encoding zinc finger protein 219-like, with product SRCGGDAMSVAPAVKRELDLESGSTSPGRKRRKQAAPTRAPQLPPPLDLHAKMQDIYKSALAFGELTLPAFDPLAAFRLLPRHDPPRIFNPEAYCDLCCKEFCNKYFLKTHRANKHGIYDGGEPQPQPLPQPSPPRRASDEESNGTPRRLSPDSARRARDAGFQPDALRRLGVVNPEAFCEICCKEYCNKYFLRTHRERRHGVPAHRSPGAERSPQSMTPPMINFSTPVSTPLATPLTTSPAPLAPPPNTPPRSHSLPPPLDPEEMVEVKRECEEELEAALRDGQTSPLNLIVEERGAASPGSASEELRKLQTMISQLNELAAERLAEEPSSPAPRAPSSSPPAQDERRASSSGSSFCEICNKELCNKYFMRTHMQRMHGISLESGTQLGGVTCDICHKELCSKYFLRVHKHNTHGIPAPPAPANTAPAEPCPLCARRFRGPRALRAHLLAEHAPPARPPPPPPRPLDLLARDKPYACSYCPFTTDVLAFLFAHERAHVQQQSEPQENANDINASGPTTDGESEGVEGDEADEGVYSCSRCEFRAEGFAALEAHLRAAHSGAGALLAVPRAPQAPLTMQPFVVEEAGGALSLVPALVFLPVRRRATRRATVTLTLTPA from the exons TCCAGATGCGGCGGTGACGCGATGTCGGTCGCGCCGGCGGTCAAGCGCGAGCTGGACCTGGAGAGCGGCAGCACCAGCCCCGGCCGCAAGCGGCGCAAGCAG GCCGCGCCGACCCGCGCGCCGCAGCTGCCGCCGCCGCTCGACCTGCACGCCAAGATGCAGGACATCTACAAGTCCGCCCTCGCCTTCGGGGAGCTCACCCTCCCCGCCTTCGACCCTCTGGCCGCCTTCCGACTGCTACCCAGGCACGATCCACCGCGCATCTTCAACCCTGAAGCCTATTGTGACCTGTGCTGCAAGGAGTTCTGCAACAAATACTTCCTCAAAACACATAGGGCGAACAAACATGGGATTTATGATGGAGGAGAACCGCAACCGCAACCACTGCCGCAGCCGTCCCCGCCGCGACGGGCGTCCGACGAAGAATCCAACGGCACGCCGAGAAGATTGTCCCCAGATTCGGCGAGACGAGCGCGAGACGCCGGCTTCCAACCTGATGCGCTCCGGCGTTTAGGTGTCGTCAATCCTGAAGCGTTCTGCGAGATTTGCTGCAAGGAGTATTGTAACAAGTATTTCTTACGGACGCATCGCGAGCGGCGACACGGCGTGCCGGCGCATCGGTCGCCCGGAGCAGAGCGGTCCCCGCAATCGATGACGCCGCCTATGATTAATTTTAGCACGCCGGTCAGCACGCCGCTCGCGACCCCTCTAACCACCTCACCGGCACCTCTAGCCCCACCGCCGAACACCCCCCCGCGTTCACACTCGCTTCCACCACCACTAGATCCGGAAGAAATGGTTGAAGTCAAGCGTGAGTGCGAGGAAGAGCTGGAAGCGGCCCTGCGTGACGGGCAGACGAGTCCGCTGAATTTAATCGTTGAAGAACGCGGGGCCGCCTCACCTGGGTCCGCTAGTGAGGAGCTCCGGAAGCTGCAGACGATGATATCGCAGCTGAACGAGCTAGCGGCGGAGCGATTAGCGGAGGAACCTTCTTCACCTGCACCACGTGCGCCATCTTCGTCACCCCCCGCCCAGGACGAGCGTCGAGCTTCATCATCCGGATCGAGCTTTTGTGAGATCTGCAACAAGGAGTTGTGCAACAAATATTTCATGCGAACACACATGCAGAGGATGCACGGGATTTCCCTAGAGAGCGGCACGCAGTTAGGAGGAGTGACTTGCGATATTTGCCACAAGGAGTTGTGCAGCAAGTACTTCTTGCGCGTGCATAAGCATAACACGCACGGGATCccggcgccgcccgcgccggctAACACCGCGCCTGCAGAGCCTTGTCCGCTTTGCGCACGACGATTCCGAGGACCTAGAGCTCTACGCGCGCATTTACTGGCCGAGCACGCTCCGCCAGCGCGTCCGCCGCCACCTCCACCGAGACCTTTAGATCTACTGGCGCGAGACAAGCCTTACGCATGCTCCTACTGTCCCTTCACGACGGACGTGCTAGCGTTTCTATTCGCGCACGAGCGCGCGCATGTACAACAGCAGAGCGAGCCTCAGGAAAACGCGAACGATATAAATGCGTCAGGGCCGACGACGGACGGCGAGAGCGAGGGAGTGGAGGGCGACGAGGCAGACGAGGGCGTGTACTCTTGCTCGCGCTGCGAGTTCCGCGCGGAGGGCTTCGCGGCGCTGGAGGCGCACCTGCGGGCGGCGCACTCGGGCGCCGGCGCGCTGCTGGCGGTCCCCCGGGCGCCCCAGGCGCCGCTCACCATGCAGCCCTTCGTGGTGGAGGAGGCGGGCGGCGCGCTGAGCCTGGTGCCGGCGCTGGTGTTCCTGCCCGTGCGGCGCCGCGCCACGCGCCGCGCCACCGTCACGCTCACGCTCACGCCGGCCtag